DNA sequence from the Candidatus Omnitrophota bacterium genome:
ACGGTAAATTACGCTCACGGCGACCCGACATGGGCCGTCAATATAGCTCTTGTCAAAAACGGCGACCCTGTGATGGGAATAACGCTCAATCCGCCGACAGGGGAGATCTTCTGGGCGCTAAAGGGGAAGGGAGCCTTCCTCAACGGCAAAAAGATAAGGGTTTCGGCTGTTAAAAAAACAGCCAGAGCGCTGCTGTCAACGGGCTTTCCTTATGATGTGTGGCAAAAACCTGACAAAGTCCTGCGGATTTTCAGGAAATTTCTCGTCGTGTCCCAGGGTATCAGAAGGCCGGGCTCGGCGGCTCTTGATATGGCCTACACGGCCTGCGGGCGTTTTGACGGCTTCTGGGAACAGAATCTCTATCCGTGGGATATTGCCGCTGGCGTACTCCTTATAGAAGAAGCGGGGGGCAGGGTGACCGATTATAAAAACGCGAAAATCAAATGCGACGAGACATATATACGCAAAAACCGCAGCATTCTCGCCAGCAACGGCCTTCTGCACAAAAAAATGCTCTCACTGATAGGCGAAAAAAATAAACCGTGAATGTTTATACCATAGTCTTCATCGGCAAAGATAAGGAACTTTATGATACCATAATCCAAAGCCTG
Encoded proteins:
- a CDS encoding inositol monophosphatase, yielding MPLQRKNNAGSILKKAVAAARKAGRAALSMQKNISVEYKGAINPVTDADKKSERILIDELSKLGDFGFLCEENTVKKLSGTMWVIDPIDGTVNYAHGDPTWAVNIALVKNGDPVMGITLNPPTGEIFWALKGKGAFLNGKKIRVSAVKKTARALLSTGFPYDVWQKPDKVLRIFRKFLVVSQGIRRPGSAALDMAYTACGRFDGFWEQNLYPWDIAAGVLLIEEAGGRVTDYKNAKIKCDETYIRKNRSILASNGLLHKKMLSLIGEKNKP